A region from the Salidesulfovibrio onnuriiensis genome encodes:
- a CDS encoding tetratricopeptide repeat protein: MRRPKWYYSVVFACLMLSVSTSTWASSYEDGMHAYQNGEYEKASDIFRPLAEQGDVGSQYRLGQMYALGVLGKQDYALAADWFHKAAVQGYALAQADYGVVLIAGFIGNPQASEGAKWIEKSAAQGNLKGRFLLADLLLAGVGVPQDMPRAYKLFFETANEGYTESYVRLCWMYMKGTGVVKDETEGLKWLIIAADAGHPKAIKALEEYSTEITSDQYTEAERLAREWEPKQAQ, encoded by the coding sequence ATGCGTCGTCCCAAATGGTACTATTCCGTTGTATTTGCTTGCTTGATGCTGTCCGTTTCCACGTCCACCTGGGCCAGCTCTTATGAAGATGGTATGCACGCCTATCAAAACGGTGAATACGAAAAAGCTTCTGACATATTCAGGCCTTTAGCAGAACAGGGAGATGTTGGGTCTCAGTACCGTTTGGGGCAGATGTACGCTCTCGGCGTACTGGGAAAGCAAGATTACGCTTTGGCCGCAGACTGGTTCCATAAGGCTGCTGTTCAGGGTTATGCACTTGCTCAAGCGGATTATGGTGTTGTTCTCATTGCTGGGTTTATTGGAAATCCTCAAGCAAGCGAAGGAGCAAAATGGATCGAAAAAAGCGCTGCGCAGGGGAATTTGAAAGGGCGATTTCTCTTGGCTGATTTGCTTCTGGCCGGAGTGGGAGTTCCACAGGATATGCCCAGAGCGTATAAGCTTTTTTTTGAAACAGCCAATGAGGGCTATACAGAATCATATGTACGCCTTTGCTGGATGTATATGAAGGGAACGGGCGTTGTTAAAGATGAAACAGAAGGGCTGAAGTGGTTGATCATAGCTGCCGATGCAGGCCATCCGAAAGCGATAAAAGCGTTGGAGGAATATTCTACGGAAATCACTTCGGATCAATATACCGAGGCCGAGCGCCTGGCCCGGGAATGGGAGCCGAAACAGGCACAATAG
- a CDS encoding AMP-binding protein, with protein sequence METKKEFKSYEDFAANYKLNVPENYNFSFDCLDVLAQDPERPAMIHIDPEGSRHEYSFGFFREQSCRMANALSERGVKKGDRIMLILYRRVEFWTAMLALHRLGAVPIPSPSLLTEKDIRERVNYANIRAIICEDSICERVDKARVDCPSLANLVQVDGELNAGWESWDALMESGSPEFARPAECPGGDDPFLIFFSSGTTGMPKMVLHNHTYPYSHYTTAAYWHDLEPGDIHLTLSDTGWGKCVWGKFYGQWMAGAVVFVWDFRGKFVPAELLELLAAHKVTTFCAPPTVYRFLVREDLKKYDLSSLRHCTTAGELLNDSVFYAWREATGLPLYEGYGQTETTLQVATFKFMEPRPSSIGRPVPGWEIALLGEDGKPVPRGEEGEICIKLHTDSGNNGVLGLFDSYLDEPEKTAAAKVDGYYHTGDKVWEDEEGFFWFMGRTDDLIKSSGYRVGPFEVESALVSHDAVVEAAVTGVPDPVRGQAIKATLVLAPGYDGSDELTKELQDHVKKITAPYKYPRIIEYVAELPKTISGKIKRAEIRKEDESKYN encoded by the coding sequence ATGGAGACCAAAAAGGAATTCAAGTCCTACGAGGACTTTGCCGCCAATTATAAACTGAACGTCCCGGAAAACTACAACTTTTCCTTTGACTGCCTCGATGTGCTGGCCCAGGACCCCGAGCGCCCGGCCATGATCCACATCGACCCCGAAGGAAGCCGCCACGAATACTCCTTCGGTTTTTTCAGGGAGCAGTCCTGCCGCATGGCCAACGCCCTCAGCGAGCGGGGCGTCAAGAAGGGTGACCGCATCATGCTCATCCTCTACCGCCGCGTGGAGTTCTGGACCGCCATGCTCGCCCTGCACCGCCTGGGCGCGGTGCCCATCCCGTCGCCCTCCCTGCTCACGGAAAAGGATATCCGCGAGCGCGTCAACTACGCCAACATCCGGGCCATCATCTGCGAAGACTCCATCTGCGAGCGCGTGGACAAGGCCCGCGTCGACTGCCCGAGCCTCGCGAATCTGGTGCAGGTGGACGGCGAGCTCAACGCGGGCTGGGAAAGCTGGGATGCGCTCATGGAGTCCGGCTCCCCGGAATTCGCGCGTCCGGCCGAGTGCCCGGGCGGCGACGATCCGTTCCTGATCTTCTTCTCGTCCGGCACCACGGGCATGCCCAAGATGGTGCTGCACAACCACACCTATCCCTACAGCCACTATACCACGGCGGCCTACTGGCACGACCTGGAGCCCGGCGACATCCACCTGACCCTTTCCGACACGGGCTGGGGCAAGTGCGTCTGGGGCAAGTTCTACGGCCAGTGGATGGCCGGGGCCGTGGTCTTTGTCTGGGACTTCCGGGGCAAGTTCGTTCCCGCCGAGCTGCTGGAACTGCTGGCCGCGCACAAGGTGACCACCTTCTGCGCCCCGCCCACGGTGTACCGTTTTCTGGTCCGCGAAGACCTCAAGAAGTACGATTTATCCAGCCTGCGCCACTGCACCACGGCGGGCGAGCTGCTCAACGATTCCGTGTTTTACGCCTGGAGGGAGGCCACGGGCCTGCCCCTGTACGAGGGCTACGGCCAGACCGAAACCACGCTTCAGGTGGCCACGTTCAAGTTCATGGAGCCCCGGCCTTCGTCCATTGGCCGCCCGGTTCCGGGCTGGGAAATCGCCCTGCTGGGCGAGGACGGCAAGCCGGTTCCCCGTGGGGAAGAAGGCGAAATCTGCATCAAATTGCATACTGATTCCGGCAATAACGGCGTGCTCGGCCTGTTCGACAGCTACCTGGACGAGCCCGAAAAGACCGCCGCGGCCAAGGTGGACGGCTATTACCACACCGGCGACAAGGTCTGGGAGGACGAGGAGGGCTTCTTCTGGTTCATGGGCCGCACCGACGACCTGATCAAGAGTTCCGGCTACCGCGTGGGCCCGTTCGAGGTGGAATCCGCCCTGGTTTCCCACGACGCCGTGGTGGAGGCCGCAGTCACGGGCGTGCCCGACCCGGTGCGCGGCCAGGCCATCAAGGCCACTCTGGTGCTCGCCCCGGGCTATGATGGCTCCGACGAGTTGACCAAAGAACTCCAGGACCACGTCAAGAAGATCACCGCGCCGTACAAGTACCCGCGCATCATCGAATACGTGGCCGAGCTTCCCAAGACCATCTCCGGCAAGATCAAGCGCGCCGAGATCCGCAAGGAAGACGAGAGCAAATACAACTAA
- a CDS encoding helix-turn-helix domain-containing protein produces the protein MEQYKDIAPRLAGLRDDMGWSVEEMAQQLGRSAKEVEKFESGSVEIPVGYMLDVSRLCKVDLTTLISGREPHLKSYALVRKGEGFSVDRRKDYDYKSLGYKFAGRDMEPFFIRVPSKGGEEMAETSHKGQEFIYMLEGRLELRINGEPLILEPGDSIYFNSEAPHALRGLDGRDAVFIDVIL, from the coding sequence ATGGAACAGTACAAAGACATCGCACCGAGGCTTGCTGGCCTTCGTGACGATATGGGCTGGTCCGTGGAGGAGATGGCGCAGCAGCTCGGCCGCAGCGCAAAGGAAGTGGAGAAATTCGAATCCGGCAGCGTGGAGATTCCCGTGGGCTACATGCTCGACGTCTCCCGCCTGTGCAAGGTGGACCTGACCACGCTCATCTCGGGCCGCGAGCCGCACCTCAAGTCCTATGCGCTGGTGCGCAAGGGCGAAGGGTTCTCCGTGGACCGCCGCAAGGACTACGACTACAAGAGCCTCGGCTACAAGTTCGCCGGGCGCGACATGGAGCCCTTCTTCATCCGCGTGCCCTCCAAGGGCGGCGAGGAAATGGCCGAGACCAGCCACAAGGGCCAGGAGTTCATCTACATGCTCGAAGGCCGGCTGGAGCTGCGCATCAACGGCGAACCGCTCATCCTGGAGCCGGGCGACAGCATCTATTTTAATTCCGAAGCGCCCCACGCCCTGCGCGGCCTGGACGGGCGCGACGCGGTCTTCATCGACGTAATTCTCTAG
- a CDS encoding AMP-binding protein: MRDTALREVTLGQLLDETVAQWPDSDAVIYVDRDFRLTWSEFGALVDDMAKGLMALGVKKGEKVAVWANNVPYWVALQFATAKIGAVLLTVNTHYRTHELEFLLKNSEAENFVTIGEFRDHDYLNTTYELIPELREQQRGYLKSKKFPHLKRVFYLGAEKHRGMYSVPEVIGMSAMVDEADYQARQDSLDPHDVVNMQYTSGTTGFPKGVQLTHSNIGNNGYWIGQNMNYTHKDRLCLAVPLFHCFGCVLAVLACVNHGVAMIILEDYDPLQVMISVEQEKCTSLYGVPTMFIATLQHKAFDKFDFSSLRTGIMAGSPCPVEVMKQVMDRMHMHEITICYGLTETSPVMTQTRIGDTMEHMTETVGQAMPEIEVKVVNPETGKDCACGEQGEVCCRGYNVMVGYYNNPKATEEALDKDGWLHSGDLGVMDEDGYLSITGRLKDMIIRGGENIYPREIEEFLYTMPGIQDVQVAGVPSVKFGEEVGAFVILKEGADLAPEDVQDYCRGKISRYKIPKYVAMVDQYPMTASGKIQKYKLRELGAELFPDA; the protein is encoded by the coding sequence ATGAGAGATACAGCACTCAGGGAAGTGACCCTCGGTCAGCTTCTCGACGAAACCGTTGCACAGTGGCCCGACAGCGATGCGGTCATCTACGTGGACCGCGACTTCCGCCTGACCTGGAGCGAGTTCGGCGCGCTGGTGGACGACATGGCCAAGGGCCTCATGGCCCTGGGAGTCAAGAAGGGCGAGAAGGTGGCCGTCTGGGCCAACAACGTGCCCTACTGGGTGGCCCTGCAGTTCGCCACGGCCAAGATCGGGGCCGTGCTGCTCACGGTCAACACCCACTACCGGACCCACGAGCTGGAATTCCTGCTCAAGAACTCCGAGGCCGAGAACTTCGTGACCATCGGCGAGTTCCGGGACCACGACTACCTGAACACCACCTACGAGTTGATCCCCGAGCTGCGCGAGCAGCAGCGGGGCTATCTCAAGAGCAAGAAGTTCCCGCACCTCAAGCGCGTCTTCTATCTCGGGGCCGAAAAGCACCGGGGCATGTATTCCGTGCCCGAGGTCATCGGCATGTCCGCCATGGTGGACGAGGCCGACTACCAGGCCCGCCAGGACAGCCTGGACCCGCACGACGTGGTCAACATGCAGTACACCTCCGGAACAACCGGGTTCCCCAAGGGCGTGCAGCTGACCCACTCCAACATCGGCAACAACGGCTACTGGATCGGCCAGAACATGAACTATACGCACAAGGACAGGCTCTGCCTGGCCGTGCCCTTGTTCCACTGCTTCGGCTGCGTGCTGGCCGTGCTGGCCTGCGTCAACCACGGCGTGGCCATGATCATCCTCGAGGACTACGATCCCCTGCAGGTCATGATCTCCGTGGAGCAGGAAAAGTGCACGTCCCTCTACGGCGTGCCCACCATGTTCATCGCCACCCTGCAGCACAAGGCCTTCGACAAGTTCGATTTCTCGTCCCTGCGCACCGGCATCATGGCCGGGTCCCCCTGTCCCGTGGAGGTCATGAAGCAGGTCATGGACAGGATGCACATGCACGAGATCACCATCTGTTACGGGCTCACCGAGACCAGCCCGGTCATGACCCAGACCCGGATCGGCGACACCATGGAGCACATGACCGAGACCGTGGGGCAGGCCATGCCCGAGATCGAGGTCAAGGTCGTGAATCCCGAGACCGGCAAGGACTGCGCCTGCGGCGAGCAGGGCGAGGTCTGCTGCCGGGGCTACAACGTCATGGTCGGCTACTACAACAACCCCAAGGCCACCGAGGAAGCCCTCGACAAGGACGGCTGGCTGCATTCGGGCGACCTGGGCGTCATGGACGAGGACGGGTATCTGTCCATCACCGGCAGGCTCAAGGACATGATCATCCGAGGCGGCGAGAACATCTATCCGCGCGAGATCGAGGAGTTCCTGTACACCATGCCCGGTATCCAGGACGTGCAGGTGGCCGGCGTGCCAAGCGTCAAGTTCGGCGAGGAGGTGGGCGCGTTCGTCATCCTCAAGGAAGGGGCCGACCTGGCTCCCGAGGACGTGCAGGACTACTGCCGCGGCAAGATCTCGCGGTACAAGATTCCCAAGTACGTGGCCATGGTCGACCAGTATCCCATGACCGCCAGCGGCAAGATCCAGAAATACAAGCTGCGCGAGCTCGGAGCGGAACTGTTCCCGGACGCGTAG
- a CDS encoding helix-turn-helix domain-containing protein, with translation MQDKIGKRIKAFREKLELTLETMAERTGLEPDFLRSVEDEGMYPSLGPLLKIARALGVRLGTFLDDQVSRDPLVVKLGEREEEMTMKRNKDVTELRYFSLGKGKSDRHMEPFFIELLPESGDDKHLSSHEGEEFIIVQSGQLSVLYGKEEQVLEAGDSIYFNSIVPHHVAAHGDEKCEIYAVLYFPE, from the coding sequence ATGCAGGACAAGATAGGGAAACGAATCAAGGCATTCAGGGAAAAGCTGGAGCTGACACTGGAAACCATGGCCGAAAGGACCGGCCTGGAACCGGACTTTCTGAGGTCCGTGGAAGACGAAGGCATGTATCCCTCCCTAGGCCCCCTGCTCAAGATTGCCCGCGCCCTCGGTGTCCGGCTCGGCACCTTCCTCGACGACCAGGTCTCCCGCGATCCGCTGGTGGTCAAACTGGGCGAGCGCGAGGAAGAGATGACCATGAAGCGCAACAAGGACGTGACCGAGCTGCGCTACTTCTCCCTGGGCAAGGGCAAGAGCGACCGCCACATGGAGCCGTTCTTCATCGAGCTGCTGCCCGAGTCCGGCGACGACAAGCATCTTTCCTCCCACGAGGGCGAGGAATTCATCATTGTCCAGTCCGGTCAGCTTTCCGTGCTTTACGGCAAGGAGGAGCAGGTTCTGGAGGCAGGCGACAGCATCTATTTCAATTCCATCGTGCCGCACCATGTCGCCGCCCACGGCGACGAGAAATGTGAGATCTACGCGGTGCTCTACTTTCCGGAATAA